One window of Acipenser ruthenus chromosome 17, fAciRut3.2 maternal haplotype, whole genome shotgun sequence genomic DNA carries:
- the si:dkey-45d16.4 gene encoding trichohyalin, translating to MQNNNGFPLAGPSSTPRKRQVRFSARHDIMLLRGVIAQNPFSSKEPGHVWAKVGELITAALQDESFEVDARRCRERTALLLDYYKKQDFPSLRRFGTEQLYAQKEDLLHEVLELEAERGLLGLVEGKYQDETPAELRKRALEELAHQESEKPEQPLPGLGPEHTGPAAPEVEEQEQELPEIPAPTAKRACQCCCQTYSEILTFLEKRSEAEQRLREEEMALRREELEIQRGKITLERERLEVERRERERRFQLESQERQVILDLLKDRVLKY from the exons ATGCAAAACAATAATG GCTTCCCCCTCGCAGGCCCCTCCTCCACCCCGCGGAAGAGGCAGGTGCGTTTCTCGGCCCGCCACGACATCATGCTGCTTCGGGGGGTGATCGCTCAGAACCCCTTTTCCTCCAAGGAGCCGGGCCACGTCTGGGCCAAGGTGGGCGAACTGATCACCGCGGCGCTGCAGGATGAGAGCTTCGAGGTGGACGCACGCCGGTGCCGTGAGAGAACCGCGCTGCTCCTCGACTACTACAAGAAGCAGGACTTCCCCAGCCTGCGGAG GTTCGGGACGGAGCAGCTGTACGCCCAGAAGGAGGATCTCCTTCATGAAGTGCTTGAGCTGGAGGCGGAGAGGGGGCTGCTGGGCTTGGTGGAGGGGAAGTACCAGGACGAGACGCCGGCTGAGCTGAGGAAGAGAGCGCTGGAGGAGCTGGCTCACCAGGAGAGCGAGAAGCCAGAGCAGCCACTGCCAGGGCTGGGGCCGGAGCACACAG GTCCAGCCGCCCCTGAGGtggaggagcaggagcaggagcttCCCGAGATCCCGGCTCCGACGGCGAAACGCGCGTGCCAGTGCTGCTGCCAGACCTACTCGGAGATCCTGACCTTCCTGGAGAAGCGCTCTGAGGCGGAGCAGCGTCTGCGTGAGGAGGAGATGGCCCTGCGCAGGGAGGAGCTGGAGATCCAGAGGGGGAAGATCACGCTGGAGCGGGAGAGGCTGGAGGTGGAACGCAGGGAgcgggagaggaggttccagctGGAGAGTCAGGAGAGGCAGGTCATACTGGACCTGCTCAAGGACAGGGTGCTGAAGTACTGA
- the cygb2 gene encoding cytoglobin-2 — MEKVPGEGEMERRERVDQLTEAERVMIQHTWSKVYHQREDVGVSILIRFFVNFPSAKQYFSQFVHMEDPEEMERSAQLRKHAGRVMNAINSVVENISNPDKVSSILGLVGKAHALKYKVEPMYFKILSGVLLEVLGEDYSDCFTPDVQRAWTKLMGLVYWHVTAAYIEEGWVQLSSSAV; from the exons ATGGAGAAGGTCCCGGGAGAAGGGGAAATGGAGAGACGAGAAAGAGTGGATCAGCTCACAGAGGCAGAGAGAGTGATGATCCAGCACACCTGGAGCAAGGTGTACCATCAGCGTGAGGATGTGGGAGTCTCCATACTCATCAG GTTCTTTGTGAACTTCCCCTCAGCCAAGCAGTACTTCAGCCAGTTCGTGCACATGGAGGATCCCGAGGAGATGGAGCGCAGCGCGCAGCTGCGGAAACACGCCGGCCGCGTCATGAATGCCATCAACAGCGTGGTGGAGAACATCTCCAACCCCGACAAGGTCTCCTCCATCCTGGGGCTGGTGGGCAAGGCACACGCCCTCAAGTACAAGGTGGAGCCCATGTACTTTAAA ATTCTCAGCGGGGTGCTGCTGGAGGTGCTGGGGGAGGATTACTCGGACTGCTTCACTCCGGACGTCCAGAGAGCCTGGACCAAGCTGATGGGCCTCGTCTACTGGCACGTGACGGCCGCCTACATCGAGGAGGGCTGGGTGCAGCTGTCCAGCTCCGCAGTGTGA